In Nakamurella antarctica, the following are encoded in one genomic region:
- the ilvA gene encoding threonine ammonia-lyase IlvA has protein sequence MPWATPFPQLSALDIDDAAARLAGVITSTPLERCERLSTMVGAEVYLKREDLQAVRSYKLRGAFNLMTQLSEAERAAGVVTASAGNHAQGVAFACKQLGIMGRIYVPRTTPVQKRDRIRAHGGSMVELVMVGDTYDEAAEAAAKEVTETGATMVHPFNDLRTIAGQGTIAREIVNQLGRVPDMVVVPVGGGGLLAGTATFYSERFGSIRVVGVEPAGAASMTAALAAGRPVPLANMDPFVDGAAVRTVGTLTSGLIAQSGVEMVTVEEGAICTAMLALYQSEGIIAEPAGALTVASLGTHYDPGVVQVQPGSTVVLVVSGGNNDVSRYGEVLERSLVHEGLKHYFLVNFPQEPGALRRFLDDVLGPDDDIALFEYVKRNNRETGPALVGIQIGSPDDLPGLLKRMSAAKMDIEKIDPDSPTFRFLT, from the coding sequence ATGCCATGGGCGACGCCGTTTCCACAGCTGTCCGCCCTTGACATTGACGACGCGGCCGCGCGGCTGGCCGGAGTGATCACCAGTACCCCGCTGGAGCGCTGTGAGCGACTTTCGACGATGGTCGGTGCGGAGGTCTACCTGAAACGGGAAGACCTGCAGGCGGTCCGTTCGTACAAGCTTCGCGGCGCGTTCAACCTGATGACGCAGTTGTCCGAGGCCGAGCGCGCTGCGGGCGTCGTCACGGCGAGCGCCGGCAACCACGCCCAGGGCGTCGCCTTTGCCTGCAAGCAGCTGGGGATTATGGGGCGCATCTATGTGCCGCGCACCACGCCTGTGCAAAAGCGGGATCGGATCCGCGCTCACGGCGGCTCGATGGTGGAGCTGGTGATGGTGGGAGACACGTATGACGAAGCCGCGGAGGCCGCCGCGAAGGAGGTGACCGAGACGGGCGCGACGATGGTCCACCCGTTCAACGATCTGCGCACCATCGCCGGGCAGGGCACCATTGCCCGAGAAATCGTCAACCAGCTGGGCCGCGTGCCGGACATGGTGGTGGTCCCTGTGGGCGGCGGTGGTTTGCTGGCTGGTACGGCGACGTTTTATTCGGAGCGGTTCGGCAGCATCCGCGTCGTCGGCGTCGAACCTGCGGGCGCCGCTTCGATGACGGCCGCACTCGCCGCCGGGCGGCCGGTGCCACTGGCGAATATGGACCCTTTCGTCGACGGCGCCGCCGTGCGAACCGTCGGGACTCTCACGAGTGGGCTAATCGCACAGAGCGGCGTTGAGATGGTCACTGTTGAGGAGGGCGCGATTTGCACCGCGATGCTCGCGCTCTACCAAAGTGAGGGCATCATCGCCGAACCCGCTGGGGCGCTCACCGTGGCAAGCCTGGGTACCCATTACGATCCCGGGGTAGTTCAAGTGCAGCCCGGTAGCACCGTCGTGCTGGTGGTATCCGGTGGAAACAATGACGTTTCGCGGTATGGCGAGGTCCTCGAAAGGTCTTTGGTACACGAGGGTTTGAAACACTATTTTCTGGTCAACTTCCCGCAGGAGCCCGGGGCGCTGCGAAGATTCCTGGACGACGTGCTCGGTCCCGACGATGACATCGCCTTGTTTGAATATGTGAAGCGCAACAATCGTGAGACCGGCCCGGCGTTGGTGGGTATTCAGATCGGCTCACCTGACGACCTTCCGGGCTTGCTGAAACGGATGAGCGCCGCGAAGATGGACATCGAGAAGATCGACCCGGATTCACCGACCTTTAGGTTCCTGACATAA
- a CDS encoding NfeD family protein, with product MRTDATVTSTSLLGAHGTVITAITSAAAFGEVRLTLGGHTLKYNARSQTPLPVGTTVYVVDVPSSTSVEVVSTAYDVPGAAGPGAGGPGAAGSHTTEPGASAELT from the coding sequence ATGCGCACCGACGCCACCGTAACCAGCACGTCATTGCTCGGCGCCCACGGAACGGTAATCACCGCGATCACCTCTGCAGCAGCCTTCGGTGAAGTCCGGCTTACCCTCGGCGGTCACACGCTCAAATACAACGCCCGGAGCCAGACCCCATTGCCTGTCGGCACCACGGTGTACGTCGTGGATGTCCCTAGTTCCACGTCGGTGGAGGTAGTTTCCACCGCCTACGACGTGCCCGGCGCGGCTGGTCCCGGCGCGGGCGGTCCCGGCGCGGCCGGCTCGCACACCACCGAACCAGGAGCCAGCGCAGAACTTACGTAG
- a CDS encoding SPFH domain-containing protein has translation MSPILLSIIGVVVLIVLLALLILSRIKVAGPNQAFLVTGAKGRSVTSASGDVSTDMSGQKVVMGASVFVLPVVQKLHVIDLSSRRIPVAIRGAVSKQGVKCDLEGVAIVKVGGSQDSIRAAAQRFLNQQQGIDIFTSEVLAGALRSIVGRLTIEEIIRDRAAFASAVAEEAEASLTGQGLVLDTFQLQDIQAEGTYLEDLGRPEAARVVKEAAIAEARARQAAEQERLLAEEAIAVSNRQLSLKQAEILAEIDAAKAQAAAAGPISKAAQDQRVLAEQEKVAQATANLTERQLDTQVRRPADAERYRIEQQAEASKNSVIAKAEADRQATIAGAQAAAEQAKLSGEGERARRSALADAEAIEGAKKGQAEQQRRTAIAAAVEAEGAAEASAILARGTAEAAAMDARAGAFSTYGEAAILDLLMKVLPEIVRAASAPLSNVDKISIISTDGASGLTKTVAANVAQGLELSSDLTGVDLKALLTKLGGAAAGGVTGAGKGSNAGSHAATGPTTIAVEDKA, from the coding sequence ATGAGTCCTATTTTGCTTTCCATCATCGGCGTCGTTGTTCTGATCGTCCTATTGGCGCTGCTGATTCTGAGCCGCATCAAGGTGGCCGGGCCCAACCAGGCGTTCCTGGTCACCGGAGCCAAGGGACGCTCCGTGACGAGCGCCTCCGGTGACGTATCCACCGACATGTCGGGCCAGAAGGTCGTGATGGGCGCCAGCGTTTTCGTACTGCCCGTCGTGCAGAAGTTGCACGTCATCGACCTCTCCAGCAGGCGAATCCCCGTCGCCATCCGCGGCGCGGTCTCCAAACAGGGCGTCAAATGCGACCTCGAAGGGGTAGCCATCGTCAAGGTCGGCGGATCACAGGATTCGATCCGCGCTGCAGCCCAACGGTTCCTGAACCAACAGCAGGGCATTGATATCTTCACCTCGGAGGTGCTGGCCGGCGCACTGCGCTCCATCGTTGGCCGGCTGACCATTGAAGAAATTATCCGCGACCGCGCAGCGTTCGCCTCGGCCGTCGCGGAAGAAGCCGAAGCATCGCTGACCGGCCAGGGCTTGGTGCTCGACACGTTCCAACTGCAGGATATCCAAGCCGAAGGCACCTACCTGGAAGACCTCGGCCGCCCCGAAGCAGCTCGCGTGGTCAAAGAAGCAGCCATCGCGGAGGCCCGCGCCAGGCAGGCAGCCGAGCAGGAACGTCTACTGGCCGAAGAAGCCATCGCCGTATCCAACCGGCAGCTCTCCCTCAAGCAGGCAGAGATCCTCGCCGAGATCGACGCCGCCAAGGCGCAGGCTGCGGCCGCTGGGCCTATCTCTAAGGCGGCTCAAGACCAGCGCGTTCTGGCCGAGCAGGAGAAGGTAGCCCAAGCCACGGCAAACCTGACCGAAAGGCAGCTCGATACCCAGGTCCGCCGACCCGCGGATGCTGAGCGCTACCGGATCGAGCAACAGGCAGAGGCCAGCAAAAACTCCGTCATTGCCAAGGCCGAAGCCGACCGGCAAGCGACCATTGCGGGTGCGCAGGCAGCCGCGGAGCAGGCCAAGCTTTCCGGTGAAGGTGAACGGGCGCGCCGTAGTGCGCTCGCTGACGCCGAAGCAATCGAAGGCGCCAAGAAGGGGCAAGCCGAGCAGCAACGACGCACCGCTATCGCGGCGGCGGTCGAAGCCGAAGGCGCCGCGGAAGCATCGGCGATCCTTGCCCGCGGAACCGCTGAAGCAGCCGCCATGGACGCCCGGGCTGGCGCATTCAGCACCTACGGCGAGGCAGCAATTCTTGACTTGTTGATGAAGGTGCTGCCCGAGATCGTTCGGGCAGCCTCGGCGCCATTGTCGAATGTTGACAAGATCTCGATTATTTCAACGGACGGCGCTTCAGGATTGACGAAGACTGTTGCCGCCAACGTGGCTCAGGGTCTTGAGTTGTCGAGCGACCTCACCGGCGTCGATCTCAAGGCGCTGCTGACCAAACTCGGCGGAGCAGCAGCGGGCGGGGTGACCGGAGCAGGCAAGGGGTCTAACGCAGGCTCGCATGCCGCCACCGGGCCCACCACGATCGCCGTCGAAGACAAGGCCTGA
- a CDS encoding DeoR/GlpR family DNA-binding transcription regulator: MLAQMRQARILEEVHRSGGVRVSNLTDILGVSDMTIRRDLELMARKGLLAKVHGGATAVDTASAVEPGFAAKSGRETAEKQAIAARAASLVRPGMAVAITAGTTTWTLATHLAAIASLTVVTNSLKVAEVLYAQGRPDLTVVLTGGIRTPSDGLVGPIAVHAIKSLHVDMVIMGVHGIDERAGLTTPNLLEAETNRAFVDSARRLVVIADNTKWGVVGLSQIAPLDAVTTLVTDDRLDAHAVRVLQERVGEVICVPRVDAGRPFSASELDSHHHGGANGEPAYRVH; encoded by the coding sequence GTGCTCGCACAAATGCGTCAAGCCCGGATTCTGGAAGAAGTGCACCGCAGCGGCGGAGTGCGCGTCTCCAACCTCACCGATATCCTCGGCGTCTCCGACATGACGATTCGGCGCGACCTCGAGCTGATGGCCCGTAAGGGACTTCTCGCCAAAGTGCACGGTGGGGCCACCGCTGTCGACACAGCCTCCGCTGTCGAACCGGGATTTGCTGCCAAGAGCGGGCGCGAAACCGCAGAAAAGCAGGCGATTGCTGCCCGCGCAGCATCGCTGGTCCGTCCTGGGATGGCGGTGGCGATAACGGCGGGAACCACTACGTGGACGCTCGCCACCCACCTCGCTGCCATCGCTAGTCTCACCGTTGTTACCAACTCGCTGAAGGTCGCCGAGGTCCTGTACGCCCAAGGTCGACCAGACCTGACGGTGGTACTCACCGGCGGTATCCGCACGCCCTCCGACGGTTTGGTCGGCCCTATCGCGGTGCATGCCATCAAAAGCCTGCATGTCGACATGGTGATCATGGGCGTTCATGGGATCGACGAGCGAGCTGGCCTCACCACCCCGAACCTGCTCGAGGCGGAAACCAACCGCGCTTTTGTTGATTCTGCCCGTCGGCTCGTCGTCATCGCCGACAACACCAAGTGGGGTGTGGTGGGACTTTCCCAGATCGCGCCGCTGGACGCTGTCACCACACTCGTCACCGACGACCGCCTCGACGCGCACGCCGTCCGAGTCCTGCAGGAGCGCGTCGGAGAAGTGATCTGCGTGCCGCGCGTCGATGCGGGCAGGCCGTTCAGCGCCAGCGAACTGGACTCGCACCACCATGGCGGGGCGAATGGCGAACCGGCTTACCGCGTGCACTAG
- the galT gene encoding galactose-1-phosphate uridylyltransferase — protein sequence MTHDSTTASRVASIFPPEVIPTKMADGRDLIYYVDTEGPTEILEDARDISPVIPASVARYDALVGEWVGIAGHRQTRTYLPPANQCPLCPTTPEFETEMPSPDYDVTVFENRFPSFAPIGASTAPEPLGADALFMEIPGNGRCEVVCFTSNHTALVSDLNPVRIGTVIQAWADRTEALGHIPGLEQVFCFINQGAEIGVTLAHPHGQIYGYPFVTPKTAAMVRHADDYRARTGGNLFGDILDREIADGSRIVASNEHWVAFVPFAARWPVEVSIYPRRQVPDLPATNAAERLTLAAIYLEVMHRMEGVFDDTMPAITAWHQAPVNVGREEFWLHMQILSIRRAPGKLKYLAGSESGMGAFVNDITPESAAQRLRDVVLTPTESGAQA from the coding sequence TTGACTCACGACAGCACCACCGCCAGCCGCGTAGCCAGCATCTTCCCGCCGGAGGTCATTCCCACCAAGATGGCCGATGGCCGCGACCTCATCTACTACGTCGACACCGAGGGTCCGACCGAGATCCTCGAAGATGCGCGCGATATCTCGCCCGTCATCCCCGCGTCGGTGGCGCGTTACGACGCACTTGTCGGCGAATGGGTGGGCATCGCTGGCCATCGCCAAACACGCACCTACCTACCGCCGGCCAACCAGTGCCCGTTGTGCCCGACGACTCCCGAGTTCGAAACTGAGATGCCCTCACCCGACTACGATGTCACCGTCTTTGAGAATCGCTTCCCCTCCTTCGCCCCCATAGGCGCCAGTACTGCGCCCGAGCCGCTGGGCGCCGATGCGTTGTTCATGGAAATCCCTGGGAACGGCCGCTGCGAGGTGGTCTGTTTCACCTCCAACCACACTGCGCTGGTCTCCGACCTGAACCCGGTACGGATTGGCACCGTCATCCAGGCCTGGGCCGACCGGACGGAAGCGTTGGGACACATCCCTGGGTTGGAACAGGTTTTCTGCTTCATCAACCAGGGCGCAGAAATTGGTGTAACGCTGGCCCACCCGCATGGTCAGATCTATGGCTACCCGTTCGTCACCCCAAAAACAGCCGCAATGGTGCGCCACGCGGACGACTACAGGGCCCGGACCGGCGGCAACTTATTCGGCGATATTTTGGACCGCGAGATTGCCGACGGCAGCAGAATCGTTGCCAGCAACGAACATTGGGTAGCCTTCGTCCCGTTCGCGGCTCGTTGGCCCGTGGAGGTCAGCATCTACCCGCGCCGCCAAGTCCCCGACCTACCCGCCACCAACGCAGCCGAGCGGCTGACTCTGGCCGCGATCTACCTCGAAGTGATGCACCGTATGGAAGGAGTGTTTGATGACACCATGCCCGCCATCACCGCCTGGCATCAGGCCCCTGTCAATGTTGGCCGCGAGGAGTTCTGGCTGCATATGCAGATTCTTTCTATCCGGCGGGCACCGGGGAAGCTGAAGTACCTGGCTGGAAGTGAGTCCGGGATGGGCGCCTTTGTCAACGACATCACCCCCGAATCCGCCGCCCAACGTCTCCGCGACGTAGTTCTTACACCGACCGAATCAGGGGCTCAGGCATGA
- the galE gene encoding UDP-glucose 4-epimerase GalE, which translates to MSKTLVLGGAGYIGSVVTRFLIEAGHDVMVLDDLSTGHADALPAGVDFTHADISAAGELFAAQPYGAVVHLAAKSLVGESVVHPSKYWHTNVIGTRALLDAMTEHQVPRLVFSSTAAVYGEPEQIPISEDAPTKPTNTYGATKLAVDMMISGECAATDLSAVSLRYFNVAGAAKGAGERHGTETHLIPLALDAVAGKRDKLTVYGDDWPTPDGTPLRDYVHVADLARAHVLAIGAAHPGEHLICNLGNGNGFSVKEVVAAVEQVTGMKMPIAYGPRRVGDPARLVASAQRASERLGWHPELDLTTMVADAWAFAQSRPSATDSGDTSL; encoded by the coding sequence ATGAGTAAAACTCTCGTCCTTGGCGGCGCTGGTTATATCGGTTCGGTGGTGACCAGGTTCCTGATCGAAGCGGGCCACGACGTCATGGTTCTCGACGACCTCTCCACCGGGCATGCCGATGCCTTACCCGCAGGGGTCGATTTCACCCACGCCGACATCTCGGCCGCCGGCGAACTCTTCGCGGCGCAACCGTACGGCGCGGTTGTCCACCTGGCAGCAAAATCGCTCGTCGGCGAGTCTGTGGTGCACCCGTCAAAGTACTGGCATACCAACGTGATCGGGACCCGCGCGCTTCTCGATGCCATGACCGAGCACCAGGTGCCACGGCTCGTCTTCTCCTCCACCGCGGCGGTCTACGGCGAACCCGAACAAATCCCTATTTCTGAAGATGCCCCGACCAAGCCGACCAATACCTACGGGGCGACCAAGCTCGCGGTCGACATGATGATCTCAGGCGAGTGCGCCGCCACCGATCTATCCGCGGTCTCACTCCGATACTTCAACGTCGCGGGCGCAGCCAAAGGCGCCGGCGAAAGGCACGGCACAGAAACGCATCTCATTCCACTCGCGCTTGACGCCGTTGCCGGTAAGCGCGACAAGCTCACCGTCTATGGCGATGACTGGCCCACCCCCGACGGCACACCGCTGCGCGATTATGTGCATGTTGCCGACCTAGCGAGGGCCCACGTTCTCGCCATTGGCGCAGCCCATCCGGGAGAGCACCTTATCTGCAACCTGGGTAATGGCAACGGTTTCAGCGTCAAAGAAGTGGTGGCCGCCGTCGAGCAGGTCACCGGAATGAAGATGCCCATCGCTTACGGGCCAAGGCGTGTCGGCGACCCTGCCCGGCTGGTCGCGTCCGCGCAGCGAGCCAGCGAACGCCTGGGGTGGCACCCCGAACTCGACCTGACCACGATGGTGGCCGACGCCTGGGCATTCGCCCAGAGTCGGCCGTCAGCAACAGATTCCGGAGATACTTCGCTGTGA
- the galK gene encoding galactokinase, with translation MTTSHLYTRAYGAAPAGLWSAPGRVNLIGEHTDYNNGLVMPFAIDARAHMAVGRAAGQEVKVVSAQQDFTVHSFRLDEIQQGSPSARGWPGYVYGAIWALREAGYPLAGGLNIAIDSSVPVGAGLSSSAALECVTTLAVSQLMGIDLTQRDVALLSQKAENDFVGMPCGLMDQMASSACTAGNVLFFDVQAQTTEQVPFDTAAAGLSLLVIDTHVHHQLADGEYAKRRQSCEQAAAELGVPFLRAVDLAGLDAALAQLSDDVLRRRTRHIVTENARVAQTVELLRARRFDGVGQLMVDSHASMRDDFEISDPALDLAVEVSLDAGAAGARMTGGGFGGSAIALVETDRAESLSAAVRAAFAAQGRTAPTIRSVAPSEGARRDG, from the coding sequence GTGACCACCTCGCACCTGTATACCCGCGCTTATGGCGCAGCACCTGCCGGGCTGTGGTCAGCACCCGGCCGTGTCAACCTTATTGGCGAACACACCGACTACAACAACGGCCTGGTAATGCCGTTCGCTATCGATGCACGCGCGCACATGGCCGTCGGACGGGCCGCTGGCCAAGAGGTCAAAGTTGTTTCAGCGCAACAAGATTTTACGGTCCACTCGTTTCGCCTGGATGAGATCCAACAGGGTAGTCCGTCTGCCCGGGGGTGGCCTGGCTACGTGTATGGCGCGATCTGGGCGCTCCGTGAGGCAGGCTACCCGCTGGCCGGTGGACTGAACATCGCGATCGACTCCTCCGTACCGGTGGGAGCTGGGCTGTCCTCATCCGCAGCTCTGGAGTGTGTGACAACTCTGGCAGTGTCTCAATTGATGGGTATCGATCTCACCCAGCGCGACGTGGCGCTGTTGTCCCAAAAGGCGGAGAATGATTTCGTGGGGATGCCATGCGGTCTGATGGACCAAATGGCATCGAGCGCATGCACCGCGGGCAACGTCCTATTCTTTGATGTCCAGGCCCAGACCACGGAGCAGGTTCCGTTCGATACCGCCGCCGCAGGGCTGTCCCTGCTGGTGATTGATACGCACGTGCACCACCAGCTCGCCGACGGTGAATACGCGAAACGTCGTCAGTCCTGCGAGCAGGCCGCGGCCGAGCTCGGAGTCCCGTTCTTGCGAGCCGTTGATCTGGCCGGCCTCGATGCTGCCCTGGCGCAGTTGAGCGACGACGTGCTGCGCCGCCGGACTCGCCACATCGTCACCGAGAATGCCCGCGTTGCCCAAACGGTGGAACTGTTGCGCGCCAGGCGATTCGACGGGGTGGGTCAGTTGATGGTCGATTCTCACGCCTCCATGCGCGACGATTTCGAGATCTCCGATCCCGCCTTAGATTTAGCTGTTGAGGTATCTCTGGATGCAGGCGCGGCAGGTGCCCGGATGACGGGTGGCGGCTTCGGCGGATCCGCTATTGCGTTGGTGGAGACGGACCGCGCGGAATCCCTTTCGGCAGCCGTGCGGGCCGCCTTCGCCGCGCAGGGCCGGACCGCTCCGACCATTCGCTCGGTGGCGCCAAGCGAGGGAGCGCGACGCGACGGCTGA
- a CDS encoding LacI family DNA-binding transcriptional regulator, which produces MSGIVDLAAHVGVSPATVSRALRGLPGVSDNTRERIRLAADQLGYVASPSASSLPTGKTKAIGVLVPWISRWFFNAVVEGAQEVVAHHGYDLVLYAAGTSTSRPRTIDARVLSKRVDGVLALSVNLSHSEAEALQASRSALVTVGPAAPGFSSVSVDDVRVGIMATQHLLTLGHRRIAFFGGDPYDMFGFPVAPDRQAGYEKALRAAGIEPRANWILPAEFSVFGGESAFVQLWQEAEHPTAIVAASDEIAMGILHMARAMGVSVPGELSVVGVDDHDLSYLFGLTTVAQPVRHQGELAAELLLKLMKCGPSREPETIQVATVLIDRATTAPPS; this is translated from the coding sequence ATGAGTGGAATCGTTGATCTAGCAGCCCATGTCGGCGTGTCGCCGGCCACAGTTTCCAGGGCACTGCGGGGTCTTCCAGGCGTCTCGGACAACACCCGCGAGCGCATCCGGCTCGCAGCAGATCAATTGGGATACGTCGCGTCGCCCTCGGCGTCCAGCCTTCCCACCGGCAAGACCAAGGCCATCGGCGTGTTGGTGCCGTGGATCTCTCGGTGGTTTTTCAATGCAGTGGTGGAAGGTGCTCAGGAGGTGGTGGCGCACCACGGCTACGACTTAGTGCTCTATGCCGCTGGTACGTCGACGAGCAGGCCGCGGACCATCGACGCGCGGGTGCTTTCTAAGCGTGTGGACGGGGTGCTGGCGTTGTCCGTCAACCTCTCTCACTCCGAAGCCGAAGCGTTGCAAGCCTCTCGCTCAGCACTCGTCACGGTGGGGCCGGCAGCTCCCGGTTTTTCTTCCGTGAGCGTCGATGACGTCCGGGTGGGAATTATGGCCACGCAGCACTTGCTGACCCTGGGCCACCGCCGAATAGCGTTCTTTGGCGGGGACCCCTACGACATGTTCGGCTTCCCCGTGGCTCCCGATCGTCAGGCGGGCTACGAGAAGGCTTTGAGAGCGGCGGGTATTGAACCCCGCGCGAACTGGATTCTGCCCGCGGAGTTCAGCGTGTTCGGTGGGGAGAGCGCGTTCGTGCAGCTGTGGCAGGAGGCTGAGCACCCCACGGCGATCGTGGCGGCATCCGACGAAATCGCCATGGGCATCCTGCACATGGCGCGGGCCATGGGGGTGTCGGTACCTGGCGAGCTGTCCGTGGTCGGAGTCGACGACCATGACCTTTCCTACCTTTTCGGCCTCACCACTGTCGCGCAACCGGTGCGCCACCAAGGTGAACTGGCAGCCGAGCTTCTTCTGAAACTGATGAAGTGCGGCCCGTCGCGTGAGCCCGAAACTATCCAGGTAGCAACAGTTCTTATTGACCGCGCCACCACCGCGCCGCCCAGCTAA
- a CDS encoding carbohydrate ABC transporter permease: MTRRALKASERASDAKTKLSSPWASAVAIILAILWTLPTLGLFITSFRKPADISGPTATGWWTIFTNPSFSLDNYDKVLTGGASSLGSFFLNSFVITIPAVIIPIALALLAAYAFAWIPFKGRNFLFVAIFALQVVPIQVTLIPLQSQYVAWGLAASFWPVWLSHTIFGLPLAIFLLHNFMKEIPREIIEAARVDGAGHVKIFFRVLLPLLVPAIASFGIFQFLWVWNDLLVAIVFAPSANLAPLTARLAELSGTQGANWQLPAAGAFVSMAVPLIVFLALQRYFVRGLLAGGVKG; this comes from the coding sequence ATGACGCGGAGGGCACTCAAGGCGTCCGAGCGTGCCTCGGACGCGAAGACCAAGCTCTCTTCGCCGTGGGCCTCGGCCGTTGCCATCATTTTGGCGATCTTGTGGACCCTTCCAACGTTGGGCCTTTTTATCACTTCGTTCCGCAAGCCCGCGGACATTTCCGGTCCCACGGCGACCGGTTGGTGGACGATCTTCACCAATCCAAGCTTCAGCCTGGATAACTACGACAAGGTCCTCACCGGAGGGGCGAGCAGTCTCGGCTCGTTCTTCTTGAATTCGTTTGTCATCACTATTCCCGCCGTGATCATCCCGATTGCGCTGGCGCTGCTTGCGGCCTATGCATTTGCGTGGATTCCGTTCAAGGGCCGCAACTTCCTCTTCGTGGCAATCTTCGCCTTGCAGGTGGTGCCGATCCAGGTCACCTTGATTCCGCTGCAAAGCCAGTATGTTGCTTGGGGACTCGCGGCATCCTTCTGGCCGGTGTGGCTGTCCCACACCATCTTTGGTCTGCCGCTGGCGATCTTCCTTCTGCACAACTTCATGAAGGAGATCCCGCGGGAAATCATCGAAGCCGCTCGCGTCGACGGTGCGGGACACGTGAAGATCTTCTTCCGGGTTCTGCTGCCGTTGTTGGTGCCAGCAATCGCGTCGTTCGGCATCTTCCAGTTCCTGTGGGTGTGGAACGACCTGCTCGTGGCGATCGTGTTCGCCCCGAGCGCGAACCTTGCCCCGTTGACTGCGCGGCTTGCCGAGCTTTCGGGAACGCAGGGCGCGAACTGGCAGCTGCCTGCCGCCGGAGCATTCGTCTCCATGGCTGTGCCGTTGATCGTGTTCCTTGCCCTGCAGCGTTACTTCGTCCGCGGCTTGCTCGCCGGCGGAGTCAAGGGCTGA
- a CDS encoding carbohydrate ABC transporter permease: MFDFSSSFWDWFLRPTTAVEKISVMVVAILLFALIVGAIIVAVDRPKIPNWLVVGGFLGPVVLVIGGGLFYPALRTLWVSFTATRDALGDNGKKIINPSTGQVTKEDYFYGFGNYGKIFSDGALQKVLLNTAMWVILVPLIATAIGLVYAVIIDRSRFEKFAKVLIFTPMAISMVGASIIWGFVYDFKDPSVVDNQIGLANQVLVWLGLNPVDFLRYWPWNTFALIVVMIWIQAGFAMTLLSAAIKGIPDDVIEAAKIDGASGMRLFRSITIPSIRPTLVVVITTIAMTSLKSFDIVRTMSRSNEEMSVVANEFYTQQFTRGQPAIAAALAVLLFIIVIPIIVYNVRQMRISEGMR, from the coding sequence GTGTTTGATTTCAGCTCTTCATTTTGGGATTGGTTTTTAAGACCAACCACTGCAGTAGAAAAAATCTCGGTGATGGTGGTGGCGATCCTGCTGTTTGCCCTCATCGTTGGTGCCATCATCGTTGCAGTCGATCGACCGAAAATCCCCAACTGGCTCGTGGTCGGCGGATTTTTAGGGCCCGTGGTGCTGGTCATCGGCGGCGGGTTGTTCTACCCAGCTCTGCGCACGCTGTGGGTTTCCTTCACGGCTACGAGAGACGCACTCGGCGACAACGGGAAAAAGATCATCAACCCCAGTACCGGGCAGGTGACTAAGGAAGATTACTTCTACGGTTTCGGTAACTACGGAAAGATTTTCTCCGACGGCGCGCTGCAAAAAGTGTTGCTCAACACCGCGATGTGGGTCATCCTCGTTCCGCTCATTGCCACGGCGATCGGGCTTGTGTACGCCGTAATCATCGACCGGAGCCGTTTTGAGAAATTCGCCAAGGTGCTGATCTTTACGCCGATGGCTATCTCTATGGTCGGTGCGTCCATCATTTGGGGTTTTGTCTACGACTTCAAAGACCCCAGCGTGGTGGATAACCAGATCGGCCTGGCGAACCAGGTCTTGGTCTGGCTGGGGCTCAACCCCGTCGACTTCCTGCGGTACTGGCCGTGGAACACCTTTGCGCTGATCGTCGTCATGATCTGGATCCAAGCGGGCTTTGCCATGACACTGCTGTCGGCAGCCATTAAGGGAATCCCGGATGACGTGATCGAAGCCGCGAAAATTGACGGTGCGTCGGGCATGAGACTTTTCCGCAGCATCACCATTCCCAGTATTAGGCCAACCCTGGTGGTGGTCATTACGACCATCGCCATGACCAGCCTTAAATCGTTCGATATCGTGCGGACCATGTCCAGGTCGAACGAGGAAATGTCTGTGGTGGCGAACGAGTTCTACACCCAACAGTTCACCCGTGGCCAGCCTGCTATCGCTGCAGCCCTCGCGGTGCTGCTGTTCATCATCGTTATCCCGATCATTGTTTACAACGTTCGGCAGATGCGGATTTCGGAGGGTATGCGATGA